The nucleotide sequence GGCGCAACCGGCCGATACTCTCGCCCAGCTCGGCCAGGACGTCGCTGGCCGCGGCCAGGATCGCGGACATGAGCACGTCCCGCACCCGGAAGTCGATGCTGGCCCGCGTGAGTTCGTCGTCGTAACCCACCGATCTCATCTGATCGATCAGCCAGGCGTACTGGCTGTACTCGTAGTCCGAGGGCCGCTGGGTGTGGTCGGCCACGTGGTGCAGGTCGGTTCGTTCGAACGGCTCCATCGCTCCGGGCGCGACCATCGCGTAGCTGTGGTCCCAGCGCGGGGAGTTGTCGAGGCCCGATTCCCAGCCGTGATGGATCTCGACCATGCCGTGCTCGTAGGGATCGCGTACCGACGCCAGCCACGCATGCCAGTTGAACCAGGCGTCGAAGGTATCGGTGAGAAACTGCTCGGCCGCCAACCGGTCGGCCCCGCCGCGTTCCCGTCCGCACCCGACGACCTGGGCGACGGCCAGGGCATGCACCGGCGGCTGGCAGATCCCGCTCGTGGCCACGCCCGTCGGTGCGTGCCGGGCCCACTCGCTGCGCCATCGATCCGGCCCTGGAAAGTAGCCGGCCGAGTCGCTGAACTGGATGTGCGGGATCATGCCGTTCTTCCACTGGCCGGACAACACGGTCCGCAACTCGGTGACCGCTCGGGGCACCGACAACCGGGCCAGCCCGATCGCCACGAACGCGGCGTCCCAGGACCACAGATGCGGGTAGAGCCGGGGCGCCGCCACGGTCATGCGCCCCCGGTCGTTGCTGCGCAGAACGTATTCGGCGCCTTCGGCGAGCGAACCGAAGTGCACCGTGGTGTGGCCCCGTTGCTGCACCATGCCCACCCCATCGCGGCAGCGTGCCTGCCGTGCCCTCTGCGCGTCGGGAGTGCCCGGGGTGATCCCCGGCCGAGCGTCCGTCATCCTGCGGCGCGACCCGGCGACGAGCGACCGTAGGATTGCCTTCCGTGGAATCCACTCCGGCCAGCCGTGCCGCCACCGACCGAGCGCGTCGGCAGGCCGCAGAACAACTTTTACTCTCCCGCTGGGGCGAGGCGAAGATCAGCCCCTCACGGGTGCGCATCGAAGCCCTGATGGAGGTGCTCGGCGAGCCCCAGCGTGCGTACCGTTCGATCCACATCACCGGCACCAACGGAAAGACCTCGACGGCTCGGATGATCGAGGAGCTGCTGCGCGGATTCGGTTTGCGCACCGGTCGCTACACCAGCCCGCACCTGATGGACATGACCGAACGCATCGTGCTGGACGGACAGTCGATCGACGACGGCGCCTTCGCCGATGCCGTGACCGAGATCTCGCCCTACCTGGAGATGGTCGACCGCAAGTCCGACATTCCCATGACCTTCTTCGAGGCGATGACCGGGCTGGCGTTCGCGGTCTTCGCGGATGCGCCGGTGGACGTGGCCGTGGTCGAGGTCGGCATGGGCGGCGCCTGGGATGCCACCAACGTCCTGCAGTCTCCGGTTGTGGTGATCACCCCGATCGGTCTGGACCACACCGAGTACCTCGGCGACACGCTGGCCGAGATCGCCACCGAGAAGGCCGGGATCATCCATGCCGGTTCGTCGGCGATCCTGGCGGCGCAGCCGACCGAGGCGGCCGCACAACTGCTCAAACGGGCCGCCGAAGTCGATGCGGCCGTCGCGCGTGAGGGGCTGGAATTCGGTGTCATCGACCGGCAGCTCGCGGTCGGCGGCCAGGTGCTGACCATCCAGGGTCTGGGCGGGGTGTACGACGAGATCTTCCTGCCGTTGCATGGCGGCTTCCAGGGTGAGAACGCCGCCCTTGCCCTCGCGGCCGTCGAAGCCTTCTTCGGCGCGGGCGCGGCCTCCGGACCGATCGAGCTCGACATCGTCCGCGCGGCGTTCGCGGCCGTCACCTCACCTGGACGCCTGGAACCGGTGCGGTCAGCGCCCACCGTGCTGGTCGATGCCAGCCACAACGTGGCGGGGATGCGGGCCACGGCGGAGGCACTGAACGAGGGATTCGACTTCCGTCAGCTGGTCGGTGTGGTCGCCATGCTCGCCGACAAGGACGCCCGCGGGATGCTCGACGTACTCGAGCCGGTGCTGGACACGGTCGTGGTGAGCCAGAACAACTCGCCCCGAGCGCTGGACGTCGATGAGCTCGCCGCGCTCGCGGTGGACGTGTTCGGCTCGGACCGGGTCGTGGTCGAACCGCGGCTCGACAACGCCATCGAGGCGGCAGTGGCGTTGGCGGAGGAGAACTCCAACGGTGTGCTGGCCGGAGCCGGCGTGATCGTCACCGGATCGGTCGTGACCGCCGGGGAGGCCCGGACCCTGCTCGGAGGTAGACGGTCGTGACGACGCCCGACCAGCCCGGACCGGTGGAGGCCGAACACAGCAGCTATGTGCCGAGCCCCGAGGAGCTTTCCGCTCGCGCGCACAAGGCCAATCGCGCCACCCGGGGCGCGCTGGCCGCGTTGCTCTGCCTGGAGGCCTTCGTCGTGCTGCTCATCCCGCGCGCGATCGCCCAGACCGCAGAGGGCCTCGACGGATTCAAGACGATCGTG is from Jatrophihabitans telluris and encodes:
- the ggh gene encoding glucosylglycerate hydrolase, coding for MVQQRGHTTVHFGSLAEGAEYVLRSNDRGRMTVAAPRLYPHLWSWDAAFVAIGLARLSVPRAVTELRTVLSGQWKNGMIPHIQFSDSAGYFPGPDRWRSEWARHAPTGVATSGICQPPVHALAVAQVVGCGRERGGADRLAAEQFLTDTFDAWFNWHAWLASVRDPYEHGMVEIHHGWESGLDNSPRWDHSYAMVAPGAMEPFERTDLHHVADHTQRPSDYEYSQYAWLIDQMRSVGYDDELTRASIDFRVRDVLMSAILAAASDVLAELGESIGRLRQAAELRAISERFRAGVTRAISPVTGLARDFDVRSGEWIHTATVAGFAPLLCCADRAIRDRQLRVLTGPQWLGHDRLAFALPTSTSPTSPAFRRTTYWRGPVWPVLTWLLGWGLRRFGDDALAEQLRQQSLQQLAHGDFAEYYDPFSGAPLGSRNQSWTAAVALDWLTDR